In Plodia interpunctella isolate USDA-ARS_2022_Savannah chromosome 30, ilPloInte3.2, whole genome shotgun sequence, the following proteins share a genomic window:
- the LOC128682601 gene encoding uncharacterized protein LOC128682601, protein MNEKQLRKLDEESLKHLTEGQGPTNECICNLLYAPEDEKRGFRSSIRKAWRSSMAKIRNSRKDFKQGVNMPLNGTSASKANGWYSMKEVVKRTSDCGRKCGCDKGKFVLNHSFANIRIVTPDISSICPCDQACLPGKEQLNNNIKVTVERVQLTSDDDVRDPRQTMSEPKFVRKSSILSMDEDKYDEYEYESSREDSVDEKSDI, encoded by the exons ATGAACGAGAAACAACTGAGAAAGTTGGACGAGGAATCGCTTAAACATTTGACAGAAGGGCAGGGCCCAACCAACGAATGTATTTGTAACCTTCTTTACGCCCCAGAAGATGAAAAACGAGGTTTCAGATCTTCAATTAGGAAGGCTTGGCGCAGTTCCATGGCGAAAATTAGAAACAGCAGAAAGGATTTTAAACAAGGCGTGAATATGCCCCTCAATGGCACGAGTGCTTCCAAAGCAAATG GATGGTACTCCATGAAAGAGGTTGTGAAACGTACGTCCGATTGCGGGAGAAAGTGCGGTTGCGATAAGGGAAAGTTCGTGTTGAATCATTCGTTCGCGAACATTCGCATCGTTACGCCCGATATATCGTCCATATGCCCGTGCGACCAAGCCTGTCTACCCg GCAAAGAACAACTCAACAATAATATCAAGGTCACAGTGGAGCGTGTCCAACTGACTTCAGATGACGATGTGCGCGATCCACGGCAGACGATGAGCGAGCCGAAGTTTGTGAGAAAATCATCAATCTTGTCTATGGATGAGGATAAATATGACGAGTATGAATACGAATCCAGTCGGGAGGATTCCGTAGACGAGAAATCTGACATATAG